The following coding sequences lie in one Apium graveolens cultivar Ventura chromosome 1, ASM990537v1, whole genome shotgun sequence genomic window:
- the LOC141716673 gene encoding uncharacterized protein LOC141716673, protein MRDFNDILYDSDKWGRTPRPRWMLEGFRSAIEDNHLAELDLSGVKFTWEKSKGKPGWVKERFENTWLHEPSFRQEVMNFWTDLPAINIIPNLISVSGFMAHWGRNFFHKFRDKIKKQKEVVAKLVDHVDAIGVELYFSEKDILQELLLHEESYWKQREKKIWLAEGDANTKFFHVSASTRRRKKHIFFLEDNQGNQIHDHDGMFQIVADYFSEIFKSSRAPGPSLNIMVDNQVTDSQNARLVEDITFEQFTIAVRQMHPDKASGPDGSNPVFFQ, encoded by the exons ATGAGAGATTTTAATGATATTTTGTATGACTCAGACAAGTGGGGTCGTACACCTCGCCCTAGATGGATGCTTGAAGGGTTTAGGTCTGCTATTGAGGACAACCATCTTGCTGAGTTAGACCTTAGTGGAGTAAAGTTTACTTGGGAAAAGAGTAAAGGTAAACCAGGGTGGGTGAAAGAAAG GTTTGAGAATACCTGGCTGCATGAACCCTCGTTTCGTCAGGAAGTTATGAATTTCTGGACTGATTTACCAGCTATAAATATTATTCCGAATCTAATCTCTGTTTCAGGTTTTATGGCACATTGGGGTCGAAATTTTTTCCATAAATTTAGAGATAAAATAAAGAAACAGAAGGAGGTGGTAGCTAAACTGGTAGATCATGTTGATGCTATTGGAGTAGAACTCTACTTCTCTGAGAAAGACATATTACAGGAACTCCTGTTGCATGAAGAAAGTTACTGGAAACAAAGGGAAAAAAAAATTTGGTTAGCAGAGGGTGATGCCAATACCAAATTTTTTCATGTCTCTGCTTCAACGAGAAGAAGAAAAAAACATATCTTTTTTCTGGAGGATAATCAAGGAAATCAAATTCATGATCATGATGGAATGTTTCAAATTGTTGCTGACTACTTTAGTGAGATTTTTAAAAGTTCTCGTGCACCAGGTCCGAGTTTGAACATTATGGTGGATAATCAGGTCACAGATAGTCAAAATGCAAGGCTGGTGGAGGACATTACGTTTGAGCAATTTACGATAGCAGTTCGACAGATGCACCCAGACAAAGCTAGCGGACCTGATGGCTCGAATCCAGTCTTTTTCCAGTAA